A window of Parvularculales bacterium contains these coding sequences:
- the phoU gene encoding phosphate signaling complex protein PhoU produces MTETEHTVKAYGQKLDDIFHRISRMGDLATEQMLHSVTIIREFDNQQAKQIIATDEALDAMEKEVLEHITSVLALHQPMARDLRDIIAALQISSALERVGDMAKNIAKRMMTTQEQALPQDLLTPIAAMGEAVHGQLVKVMTAYSNRQTELAEDVWNTDEEIDKMHNTVFNSILGAIKGEQDSVISSWVHLLFISKNIERVGDYATNIAETITFMVGDEVPGNKRPKADVTSSISR; encoded by the coding sequence ATGACAGAGACAGAGCATACCGTTAAAGCGTATGGACAAAAACTGGATGATATATTTCATCGGATTTCTCGCATGGGTGATCTTGCCACGGAGCAAATGTTGCACTCTGTTACTATTATCAGGGAATTTGACAATCAACAGGCTAAGCAGATTATTGCTACCGATGAAGCCCTTGATGCTATGGAAAAAGAGGTTTTGGAGCATATAACCTCTGTCTTGGCGTTACATCAACCAATGGCGCGGGATTTACGCGATATTATCGCCGCTCTTCAGATATCCAGTGCATTGGAGCGGGTTGGAGATATGGCAAAAAATATAGCTAAGCGAATGATGACTACTCAGGAGCAAGCTCTGCCTCAGGACTTACTTACGCCGATTGCTGCTATGGGCGAGGCTGTTCATGGTCAGTTGGTCAAGGTGATGACAGCGTATAGCAACCGTCAGACAGAGCTGGCAGAGGATGTCTGGAATACCGATGAGGAAATAGACAAAATGCACAATACTGTTTTCAACAGTATATTGGGGGCCATAAAAGGTGAGCAAGATTCAGTGATTTCTTCTTGGGTGCATCTTTTGTTTATCAGCAAAAATATTGAGCGGGTTGGAGATTATGCCACCAATATTGCAGAAACAATTACCTTCATGGTGGGCGATGAGGTCCCGGGGAATAAGCGCCCTAAAGCCGATGTCACGAGTTCTATATCAAGATGA